The genomic DNA gagtatttattttagatttttaatttttaggaCAACTCCACAATATATATACTCACATGCAGTgctttctgctgcactttcacttgttCCTAATAGTACAGCCACTGAGACAGTGCaaacacttgtgcaaataccccaaatACACCACACTTGAACTCACATGTGATTGggttattataaatattatacagTGTTGAAATTGACATCAGGTTATTATACGACATTGAAAGTGatgtttaattatttttatgagATTGAAATATGATCTGAATCATAAATTATTAATGTCAAGACGTAATTATCGTATTATGTTGAAATTGGTGTGTGATTGCTCCATGATGTTGAAATTGACGTAAAATATATTTCTTGATGACATTTGCATGAAATTATTTCATGATGTCAAAATGGACAAATTATTCCATTCGAAAGTTGGTGCCAAATTTATATTTGGTTCTTGTTGTATTGTTAAAATTGATCGTGCATACTTTCTTAATGATGTGGAAATTGGCATAAATTACTCCATGATTTTTTAAACTAACATAGCATGATtctatataattatgaaatgatgttagaattattaattattaatgcAAAGATGAACATCTGTAATATTGATATGATGTATGGTTGTATGCAGGAGGGAAATGCTTGCTAAAAAATGTGCAAGGCAAGGCCAAAGCGGGAAGATTTTGTACAGCTCATGATGAGGGCACAGAATTAGATATAAGGTGAGAATCATACTATAATTCTTGCAATTAAACAAAGTAAAAGAATGGAATATTAGGTTGCTAGGAAATATGTCAGCTTGCTGAAGCAGaggttttttaccaaaaaaatataaaaacaaacaaaaatcacCCCACCCCCTcttacacaacacacacacacacacacacacacacacacacacacacacacacacacagaaaccacacacacagagagaaacTCTTTATCATAAAAATGTAGAACCAACAAGTTGAAAACAATGATTTTCATTTGACAACAATGCAAAATATAGGTCCTGTAGACATGATGTAGCTCcccctgtacatgtatgtgttggcAAACATTTGATTAATTTACAAACATGGCCATAGGTGGCGCCACTCAGTGGAGCATATATACAAGTATAGGAAATGATGGAAACAAGTTTGTAATACTAAAATTGcttaaataataaatatcaaaatatggttTGTGATGGTGTCAGTTCATTTTTTAGAAATGtgaatttcaaaacaaagtcaCCTTCACTACAACATGGAACTTTCATTGCAGTGTGATATATTTTTCAGGAACTGTAAAATCAAAGAATCCAAGTGTGGTGTCATGGTAACAAGTGCAGCCATGTTGAAAATATCTGATACAGTGCTAAGTGATATGGCTGCAGTGGGTAAGTTGTAACAATGTGATAATGTGATTATACTAAATTGAACTTACGGAAGTTGACACTCACAAATTAGAGCAGAAAGACTCTGAATACCATACTTGAGTGCCATTTTTTATTGGCTCACAAATAGTTACTGTTGTATAGAGTTGATTTGATAGGTGCGAAATATGCATTAAAAAGAAAGTGTGTTagaaattaaatgtatttcacCAGTGAACACTCCTGGAAAATGTCTAAATTGAAGTGAATTCTCCTGGAAAATTGGTGGAAAACTCCTGGAAAGATTTCTGGAGTGTTATGTGACTTTAAGTGTATGAACCCTGTGTAGTAATCTCGATGAGTATTAATTTCCTTTTATATGTTACCAAATGTAGGTGTAGATGTTTCAAATGGAAGCCATGGACACTTGCAGAACTCAACCTTCAGTAAATGTGGTGAGGAGGCCCTCAAGTGTCATAGTGCTGCTAATGGAGTTGAAGTCATCCAATGTAAGTTTGTGAACAACAGCCTCCATTCCAGACTCGGTAGTCCAGCTGTACTTGTGTCAGCTGGAGAGAATAGTCTAATCAAAGACTGTGAGATTTTGAAAACCTGTGGTCCAGGTAAGGAAAACACAAGTTTCTAAATGTGTagtatttgtagtaaaaatatattgataGAGTGAAATTACTGACAATGAATAACTGCTAAAATctcaaattcatatttttatttgaagatTACTAATAACTTTATATAAGGCCATGTGTGAATTAAGAAGTTATGGCAGATCTAATACAAAGGATACTATATGAAGGCAAGGTTCTCAAATACTTGCCCTGAGTTTGGGTATTGCAGCCACACGTTTACTTATTAGCAGTATTTATTGATGGTAGATAGCAGAACAGAACTGCACTACTACACAATGCTAAGAGTACGTAATACATCAAAGtatcaatatcaacaaaaacaataataaactgactcatatttcaaaatcTGAAAATGAACTTTGCAAACGTAACACTGTTGCAAATCAAACAACACTCACATTACAGTTCTTCACATCGCCATTAGTATAAAGACTAACTGAAATATGCTTTGTTTTCATCAGGTGTTTCTGTTTGCAACGGTTCCACATCCACAATTCATAAATGTACACTGAAAGGAAACTCAACCGCCATACAAGTGACACAGAGAAGTAACTGTACGATACGTCATTGTAGAATGTCTGAATTATCTATTGGTCTGGATGCTGTCCACAATATGAATGGCGAGATTTATATGAAAGATAATACAATACTAAGTGCTTCAAGGTGAGTTGTACACGTTGGCTATGATAACTAGTTTAACTAGTGGAGATATAGATGAGAAAttggtatctattttggatttttaaaccCAGAGTAGCTGCAACtaggacatttttttcatcaaaataaccAAATTTAGATTTACCCATAAAACTGGTTAATTACTCATAAAAAAAGATGTTATCTGTTACTAGTATAGCTTTAAATAGAACACAGGAATTTGTTAGTGCCTTTGTTATTTGGTAATAGGGGTGACCCTATTGACCCCATTACgtcatagacgttggagagacaTCTATGATAACATACACCATTTGATTATGCAGTCTTAACTTTTGTCCCATGaaggcacaagatcaatttGAAGTTTCTCTGAAATCAGAAATGattatatgtgatgtaaaatcatgaaatgactctctagaaccgtagtttataaaaatgtctctatttcctggagtggcactcctgttttatttttctttatcaattcatttttcttttcacatttcCTTTGATTGGCACAATGATCAGAGCTGCAGTCACAATGACATCACAAGACACTGTACCAACAATGGAAGGCAGATTGCATAAAGTCAAAATATGTGACTCAACCAAAGACAGAAGTAAACATCACACCACTAAACTTGTATCACCGAGACTCAAAACTCAGTTAACCACAGTACAGGTATGGTAGTTGTAAtattattctacttactaatgctagagggcgctgtttgtaTGAAATATCTCTGGAGAATCTTAGCCCCATTTCAGATGTAAATCTACATAATAATCTTTtgtttatactggatagttctttcagtatataaacacttgtctcccaagaagtccagtgagggccatccctcatgtaTTCAGTGTTAATGTAGGAGGAAACAACGTGtggttcagtagagtcaaactgaacaacacacTTTtcacttacagcatggtaaatttaatcaaaccctgaatgggttcaacCCTGACCACAAATAACCACTCAGCCATCAACAACCCAGATAACATGCAATTAAATATTACATAGAAAACTGAGTCACAGGACAAGATTCATACAGCAAAGttttttcaaaatagaaaattctttgaaagtattttGATACTTTAattttcttgtcattttgtCTTTCAAAGAAATCTGGACTAACAAAAAAGTCAGTCAGATAAGTATGTATTTTCACAGTGAGTGTGAATCATTCTGTGAGAGAAAGAAGACAAGATTCAAGGTGGTCTATGAATATATAGACTGAAGAATATTCTAACTTGTAACATTGTTAATGTCACTGGTGAAAAACAAGTAGTTACATTGTGGATACAACCCTTTGAACAAACACTGATGCATTTGCTTGCTCTTAGTTAGCAGGATTGAGACAAGATTCATGCAAAGATAGACAATTTAATTAGTGTTgctaacttatcaaagtataaacaccacaggagccCAGATCCcatgactctgtttactgatagaacgCTACACATTATAGCATTGTAGCAATCGAGCCTGACtgtataacttccacagataaacaaactgatcaaaacgtcctgtgaacctacatcagaggcacccactattgtttttgtatcagttttaTTATTGTCTTTACCTTATTTTGTCATTGTGTGAAGCCTTTtcttagctcacttcattcaagccaATGCACTCAGGTgttttttcgcgggttgtatCAGTAGATCTGTTATAGAAAATCAATACTATCTCTCTACTAGAATATTTGAAATTGAGACAATCTAATCATTTAGactttatcatattttttatattccTGCCAATAATTTACCATActttttgtaattatgaaatCAGTATTAATAGTTATGAAATAACAACAGTATCAACCAATCAAGTCATTTACAAAGCACCAGTATCCAGTAAAGTTTAGAGGCAGTACAATTACATGTTAATAGTTCTGCTTGTTCAGGTTCTTCCTAAAAGAACAAACTGTAggcttttgaaatatttccagTGGCAAAGTGTTCCAGAGGCGTGGTGCTGCACACAAAAAAGCACATTCGTCAAATGATATGAGTCGATAATTTGACTTGTGAGTAGACATTTGTGTGAGGAGCAAAGTGTATAGGGAttatattttatagttttgccaataaCTTGCAATATATATGGAGGGCATAAAAAACATAAATCTCACctgaaaatatataaactcagcatTAGTCATGTGTATATGAATAATCTATTTTTGTGAAACATTTGACATTATTTCCATTGTAAAATTTTTGTTTAGTTCattgttgtaattatttttcacaaaacatattttaattgTGTAAGTTATGAATTAATCAAATCATATAAATAGGTAACCAGTATATCTAGTATTGCCTATTCTGTataactttttgtatttttttgttatcGTTGTCATGATCATTTTTCAAACAAGTTTTAAAGACTTTTTTGTCAGtagatgtacaaattgtattatttttgtttaaatcatGTCGTGTggatatttttttgtatgactttgaaaattattaaaccattagctgtaactggaacattttttgaaactgttttgttaaatatcatgacatacttgtaatattgtacaccctgaacagtattgaatcacatgtgggtaaatatatttgtgtagctgtacacatagtatgacAAAATAAATCCTATTTTTGGttcacaccctaaaatcagtgccCCAGTGTGAAAAAGATTTCAACCAATTCCTGTACAACTTATGGATACAATCTACCtctaaataacaaaaacaatgactaattattggtattttaacaattttcagggaatatattgttgattgtgagattgaaaaaataatactgcTTTCAGtgcagttacagctagtgcaacttTTTAATGTAATGTCAGTCTTTCATCATACAAGGAAACAAGGATGGTTCAAAGGGAACTTGCAATAcacactgagcatgctcagacacaaaggactatgggattatctgtggttatcgtaatacctaatctggagctaccaataaaaaaaaatcccacaattgtcagggtgactatgaattgatcaatcgtggttgcaaacagtgtaacagtattgtttacgattccaattcattagtatttattatcaaatttcccaagatgcaacattcaacatggtgggtttgcaagttccctattagatCAAATGTAACACAGAATCAGAAATTGGTATACAAAATCTacagggtcaaaggttatgttGTCAGAAATAGATTTACTTAAGTAACTGTAACAAGTTTTCACCAGCTAATTTTCTGGTACTTTTGCTATTTCTGAAATACAACAAACCTTACCTAACACTATGAAATCCTTTGAATTAGTTGAATGACCTGTGTATTAGTTATCGATGGTGTTAcatacactggcttgatgtttgtatgtaaacagtacaaACCAATTACAATTTACTCAAATCGTTAACAACTCTTCACAgacatttcaacaaaaaatgcagcatttcaaattgataaaccAGACCTGGATTACAGTCTACAGTAAATGAGtgcaaatttgtttttgaaattttaaattatttttcaaacaagTATAAGTGTTATTTTTATACAACAAATTATATCAAGTGTTGATGTGTAAATGTTATAATCTGAGACAAAAAATTTGGTGCAAttttaaatatatcaaattttcaggtataaattttgtttctgtttatatatatgttCATTGTCTAATCATacagtgtaataaaataaataactttcATGTTTGtgcattgtatgttattgtttgtaTGCATTTTTATTAGCCCCCAACTGGCAAAGCCAGGACAAATTATAGGAATGACCCATGTCTGTCcgtgcatccatccatccatccatccatatgtCTGTCCGTGGACAGCCATATCTCAGACACCCATGGATCAGTTTCaaccaaacctagcacaaatgtTGAGCATTAcaatgtgcatatgtatgtcacttAATTTTCTGACCTTGCCCCCTTTATgacaaaatggcggccataatTGTcccataaatcaattttaaccaaacctggtacaaatgtcataCACTATTGAGGATATCACTTAATTTTATATTTCtcctaaaaatacacatttttctGCATACCTAGCggttatttgtatgtattttatttataaactttatttacAGAAGATTAAATTGTCACCTCTACAAGGATTaaagtatcgttatgatttacacctccactcactcaCACTGTGATTGTGGGTTACATAAGTAACAATGATCGCAAAGGTCAGACATTGATTTCTCCTTTCAATGTGACACTAGTGCTTCTGTTGTGCAGATATAtgatcaccctgtaatcaagatagttagagaccatgttggcatccagactacattgAGTTAGACGTAATGAGAGCTCTTGAGATCCAATGCCATGGAAAGCATTAGACTAATATCCTTGTCAATGGTCTGTAAAATAAACAAGACACACCAAGTCATTTGTCATAGTATCTTTACTATCAAATCGGAATAAATCTTTACAAAAACTTGACACATGGAGAtgatttacagctaaaatgatgtaggcttggtgtttaaCTCATGCAACATAACATTACACatcctcagacaacttctaatgcaaaagaaacaattacataggtactgtgcacagtggggatgtagaagtagtcaagttgaaatgttgattatcagtcaGAAATAAACCATtgtagccattaaaatcatcacgtccatatgtaatgttttcattagaagcttGTTTTTACTGCAccgtgaaagaatagcaatgcttatcagtgttcaatgtgattgggcaaaggatcctactgtgtttgttgtgtctctgttcttgttagtctagagttgaaatatgtctagctttgcgtcaaaaacgtaatgtcccacgagtgaaacaccaaaccaacataaCTTTAGCTATACCTTTAGTTTACCAAGATAAATACAATCGTTGTTCAAtctggtagattacacaagtgaaTGACAGCATTGCTTCTGCTGTGCAAATATATAATAACCCAGTAATTAAAGTATCGTAAACACTGGAAATCCCCAAAACTACACTGGAAGATTATGGAAGTAATCAGAAAtgtcaccctactgtgagtatatttAAACCAATCATCGCTTATACCAACATGTCGCAATTTAGTTCTATCTTGGTTATTTAACCGAAAGCTTGGTTTCCTCAGTTGTAAGTGGTTATATGGatgaaaacaactttattatacatatttatctaCTTGAAAACATGTAAAGCAACACAGACCATGTCACTGTTTGAaactcatatttcaaaacattctaaATAACTTCACCTTCGTAGAATGTTTTACTTCAAATAACAGAACTTACAATAAAGATtgcaaataaaagtattttagtATTGAATAATTATCATAATCCATCTGGATTTCCTTGGAAACGTTTGCTGTTAGCTCTAGCAGCAATCCTGGGTTTATACAGGACATttaaaatttataataataatcatttcACGTAATTTTTCATCACACACAATTGTTGAAATGATTTCTTCTGATATGAAAAATCAGTATCAGAATGGCCTTGGAAATGAAATCTTTAATGTCTAGTTTTAACAAGATTTCATAGGTAACGTACTTCCCCTCAAATGTTTTTAAGTTCACTTGTTAATGTGTCAATGGTAGCAGGACTAACAATATAAATGAGGTCCAGGCCTTGCAATAGTCTAGTGCAATCTGTGACATCAAATCTCACAATTTTCCTTcacgtctagctcaatgagacaAAATTTCAagtagggaacttgcaatccagactgagcatgctcagatgcaaaggactatgggattatctgaggttatcgtattacctaatctggagctaccgataaaataaaccccccacaatggtcaggatgactatgaattgattatttgtggttacaaacaatgtaattgtttacaatactaattgattagtatttatcatcacatttcccatgatgcaacattcaacatggcgggtttgcaagtttcctattcAACCAAAGCCACCCACAAAGGCTCtctcatgtctttgttaatcaatcacagactTCTGCCCAATGATAAGTTCATTTTTTATGAGGATAATTAcatatttccaaatatggtatatttgtcagctcaggatgctacttatacactgttgaCATTATGCTGACAGATaaggtttactcatttgcatgaacaacttttggttcatgatttctcattgagctagacagtGCGTGGTaaagagatgattcgatactaAGGGTAGATCTAGACTTAGCCTTGCAATGACATCCAGAAAGTGTAATAGTATTTGATGTGCATTGATAAGTTTAAGTTCAGTCAAAAACGAGTACACAGGTAAATATGGCCTCCAATATTGTACAGAATCCAGTGAAATAAAAGAACCATGTCTTGCCCTTGGACAGGTCACCAGAACGCACAAAATAGATCTGAGAAAAATCAggatataaaaatattttaagaatTATTGTTCAATCAAATCGTGAATGATGAACTACTGCAaaacattgatatgattaccATAGTAGCAGTGATTTCTTGCACCACTGTATGCACATACTTGTGATgactgaatacatgtatgcaaatgatatgcaaatgatatgcaaatgatggaaGTCATTCCTTTCACCCAAAAACAATCAATCGAATCATAAATGATGAACTACTGCAACACATTGATATGATTACCAAAAGTAGGTTTGCGTCGTCGTACAAAATTTAGTACGGTCAGATCAAAGGGGTGCCACAATTGTGTGTGTCATTACTCACAACTTTAatcataacaaatttcaaatttggcatCTCTTAGTTACTgaggttgttttttttgttagatATTAGTTTCTGAGGTAGAGAAAAGTTTTCTTCAAGAAAAGTTAAATCAAAATACAGATTCAGGTTGACTTACCAAAATACCTTGTATCAACGCAAAACCAAGTAAACTAAGTCCAAGAAGAATGTACAAAACTTCACCAACATATGCACATCTGTATATACTTAATGCCAGAGCTAACTGTAGCAAAGGAGGAAATaagaattattattaatatcataactaggcaaagcccataagctcgtacagggtagattcatttgtgaccggctgcctcacgatgatattgtagatagcgccctcagtgTGGAGAATGCGCATAATATATAAAACACGTAGTAATGCGTAGTCATTATGCCGCAATGCATcctgggtaaaaccaccaaaacaCCATTGCATAGTAATGCGTAGTCATTATGCCGCAATGCATcctgggtaaaaccaccaaaacaCCATTGCATAGTAATGCGTAGTCAT from Glandiceps talaboti chromosome 22, keGlaTala1.1, whole genome shotgun sequence includes the following:
- the LOC144451943 gene encoding uncharacterized protein LOC144451943; its protein translation is MSDKKYLLGENGDRQEGQTQSTGAGPLFHDSSQSPRARMLQLAFAAVVTLMVLLALALSIYRCAYVGEVLYILLGLSLLGFALIQGILIYFVRSGDLSKGKTWFFYFTGFCTILEAIFTCVLVFD